In one window of bacterium DNA:
- a CDS encoding heavy-metal-associated domain-containing protein, with the protein MKTETLRIEGMHCNHCVMSVRRELAQVENLQVEDVNIGSAVVQFDTSAVNPEHIDLAVERAGFRVVAHES; encoded by the coding sequence ATGAAAACTGAAACACTCCGCATCGAGGGAATGCACTGCAATCACTGTGTGATGAGCGTACGCAGAGAGCTCGCACAGGTGGAAAACCTGCAGGTGGAGGATGTGAATATCGGATCGGCTGTCGTCCAGTTCGACACTTCGGCCGTCAATCCCGAGCACATCGATCTCGCCGTGGAACGCGCAGGTTTCCGGGTCGTCGCACATGAGTCCTGA
- a CDS encoding phosphate ABC transporter substrate-binding protein: MKAVSPIRLARSPALLSLLIGILLISGCASSRSQSDEETKVIRIKGSDTMLLLVNRWAEAFMKLNPDIAIYVEGGGTGTGIRALIEGDVELSSASRSLRPSEVQRLLEKRGSLGLSILTAKDALSVYLNPGNPVNNLTIAQLKAIFSGSVSNWKDVGGIDMPITVVGRPPNSGTYLFFREHVLDGDPYGPSTETVPTTSAVIRFVKSQPGAIGYGGLAYGSDVTHCAIEGVEPTAENVRSGSYPIARYLYLFSAAPPEGAIKAFTDWVLSNAGQEVVREVGYVPLWELPEE; encoded by the coding sequence ATGAAAGCAGTTTCTCCCATACGCCTGGCCCGTTCCCCAGCGCTTCTCTCCCTGCTGATCGGCATCCTTCTCATCTCAGGCTGCGCTTCCTCTCGTTCTCAAAGCGATGAGGAAACGAAGGTGATTCGCATCAAGGGATCAGACACCATGCTGCTTCTGGTCAATCGCTGGGCGGAGGCTTTCATGAAGCTGAACCCCGACATCGCCATCTATGTCGAAGGCGGAGGGACGGGGACCGGAATACGCGCGTTGATCGAAGGCGATGTCGAACTCTCATCCGCATCACGTTCGCTGCGTCCCTCCGAAGTGCAGCGGCTGCTTGAGAAACGCGGCTCACTTGGACTCAGCATCCTCACGGCGAAGGACGCGCTCAGCGTGTACCTGAATCCTGGCAACCCTGTCAACAATCTCACCATCGCCCAGCTGAAGGCAATCTTCAGCGGCAGTGTCAGCAATTGGAAGGATGTCGGCGGGATAGACATGCCCATTACCGTCGTCGGACGGCCTCCGAATTCCGGCACATACCTGTTTTTCAGGGAGCATGTACTCGATGGAGATCCGTATGGACCGTCGACCGAAACCGTGCCGACCACTTCGGCAGTGATCCGTTTCGTGAAGTCGCAGCCGGGCGCGATCGGGTATGGCGGACTCGCATACGGCAGCGACGTCACCCATTGCGCCATTGAAGGAGTGGAACCGACAGCGGAAAACGTGCGCAGCGGAAGCTATCCCATCGCACGCTACCTGTACCTGTTTTCGGCTGCGCCGCCGGAAGGCGCGATCAAAGCGTTCACCGACTGGGTGCTGAGTAATGCCGGACAGGAGGTCGTACGTGAGGTCGGCTACGTCCCGCTCTGGGAGCTGCCCGAAGAATAA
- a CDS encoding aminotransferase class V-fold PLP-dependent enzyme, protein MTVEEIRSRFPYLQNDMVYLNHAATGPWSLDVEAAVQRHVEGRTRGKVEIFSETIGIINEARSMAAAMIGTEASRLAFVLNTSEGLNVLAQGLPWKEGDRVLLIDREFPSNIYPFLNLTHRGVEVDFVPQRDGRIDLDDIERAMTPRTRLVAVSWVQFLSGFRIDLAALRAICDRHDALLSVDAIQGIGALKLNLRETPVDFLSSGVQKWQLGPQGVGIIAVSERAQQQIQQAHLGWISVENAWDFFDYKLQLQSDARRYENGTFNSIGITGYHGALKLFERIGHDRVQELVLANSAYAIRRAREMGFEVVTPEEESSRAGICTFRHERADEIQQYLAGENMIVSARVGHVRLSPHCYNTTQEIDTVLEAAASFVRG, encoded by the coding sequence ATGACCGTTGAAGAAATCCGATCCCGTTTCCCCTACCTGCAGAACGATATGGTGTATCTCAATCATGCGGCCACCGGTCCCTGGTCCCTCGATGTCGAAGCTGCGGTGCAGCGACACGTCGAAGGCAGAACGCGCGGCAAGGTGGAAATTTTTTCAGAAACCATCGGGATCATCAATGAGGCTCGCAGCATGGCGGCAGCCATGATCGGCACCGAAGCCTCACGCCTTGCGTTCGTGCTCAATACGTCTGAAGGACTCAACGTGCTGGCGCAGGGACTGCCCTGGAAGGAGGGTGACAGGGTGCTGCTGATCGACCGGGAATTTCCCTCGAACATTTATCCTTTCCTCAATCTGACACACCGCGGGGTGGAAGTCGATTTCGTGCCGCAGCGGGATGGGCGCATCGATCTCGATGACATCGAGCGTGCCATGACGCCACGCACACGCCTCGTCGCTGTCAGCTGGGTGCAGTTCCTTTCCGGTTTCCGCATCGACCTCGCTGCGCTGCGTGCGATCTGCGACAGGCATGACGCACTGCTGAGTGTGGACGCCATCCAGGGGATTGGCGCGCTGAAGCTCAACCTGCGTGAGACCCCGGTGGATTTCCTTTCCTCCGGCGTTCAGAAATGGCAGCTGGGTCCCCAGGGCGTGGGCATCATCGCCGTATCGGAGCGCGCGCAGCAGCAGATTCAGCAGGCACATCTCGGTTGGATCAGCGTTGAAAACGCCTGGGATTTTTTCGACTACAAACTGCAGCTGCAGTCCGATGCCCGTCGCTACGAAAACGGCACCTTCAACTCCATCGGCATCACCGGCTATCACGGTGCATTGAAACTGTTTGAGCGCATCGGACATGATCGTGTGCAGGAACTCGTGCTCGCGAACAGCGCCTACGCCATACGGCGGGCCAGGGAAATGGGCTTCGAGGTTGTCACACCGGAAGAGGAATCCTCCCGCGCCGGCATCTGCACCTTCCGTCACGAACGTGCCGATGAAATCCAGCAGTATCTCGCCGGGGAGAACATGATCGTTTCCGCCCGCGTGGGACACGTGCGTCTTTCCCCGCATTGCTACAACACCACGCAGGAGATCGACACCGTGCTTGAGGCTGCGGCGTCCTTCGTGCGTGGCTGA
- the ftcD gene encoding glutamate formimidoyltransferase has product MKKIVECVPNFSEGRNAEIIEAIAQSIRETPGCTLLDVDPGKSTNRTVYTFVGSPEAVVEGALSAARKGYELIDMTKHEGEHPRMGAMDVCPFVPVANVTMEECVECAKAFGARAAEELGIPLFLYEEASTVDYRKSLKQIRAGEYEGMEKKIVEEKWKPDFGPAKFVPRWGTTATGARFFLVAYNVNILGTKEQAHRIALNIREQGRGPEEPGRLKAVKGIGWYVDEYNTAQVSMNLDNYKITPPHVAFEECAKDARELNLATAGSEIVGLIPLEAMLMAADYYIEKENLFIIDEGQKIRLAIERLGLNSVSPFIPEKRIIEYMIEEENSEPLAGMSVRDFIELTGARTSAPGGGSASALIAGLGAALGAMVGWMTYGKRKFEEQDATMRRLIPPLDEAMRRLIPMIDADTNAFNDYMDALGMPKDTDEQKAARTAAMQEGLKKAVDVPLGTMRIADTCWDAMVEMASHGNMNSKSDLEVGAKALETGSWGAYKNVMINLGSIKDEDFKLRITGEADALLARAKEKCIEVLGVLDAR; this is encoded by the coding sequence ATGAAAAAAATTGTCGAATGTGTTCCGAATTTTTCCGAAGGCCGCAACGCCGAGATTATCGAAGCCATCGCGCAGAGTATCCGCGAAACCCCTGGCTGCACGCTGCTCGATGTGGATCCCGGCAAATCGACGAACCGCACGGTGTACACCTTTGTGGGATCGCCGGAAGCCGTGGTCGAAGGAGCGCTCAGCGCCGCCCGCAAGGGATATGAACTTATCGACATGACAAAGCATGAAGGCGAACATCCGCGCATGGGAGCGATGGACGTCTGTCCCTTCGTCCCCGTCGCAAACGTGACCATGGAAGAGTGCGTGGAATGCGCCAAAGCCTTCGGTGCCCGTGCCGCGGAAGAACTCGGTATTCCGCTTTTCCTTTACGAGGAAGCCTCGACTGTCGACTACCGCAAAAGCCTCAAGCAGATCCGTGCCGGTGAATACGAGGGCATGGAAAAGAAAATTGTTGAAGAGAAATGGAAGCCCGACTTCGGTCCTGCCAAATTCGTCCCGCGCTGGGGCACCACGGCCACCGGTGCGCGCTTCTTCCTCGTCGCATACAACGTCAACATCCTTGGCACGAAGGAGCAGGCGCATCGCATTGCGCTGAACATTCGTGAGCAGGGGCGCGGACCCGAGGAGCCCGGACGCCTGAAGGCCGTCAAGGGTATAGGCTGGTATGTGGACGAGTACAACACTGCCCAGGTCTCGATGAATCTCGACAATTATAAAATCACGCCGCCGCATGTCGCGTTCGAGGAATGCGCGAAGGATGCGCGTGAGCTGAATCTGGCCACGGCGGGTTCGGAAATCGTCGGACTCATTCCCCTCGAGGCCATGCTCATGGCTGCCGATTATTACATCGAGAAGGAAAACCTGTTCATCATTGATGAGGGACAGAAAATTCGCCTCGCGATCGAGCGGCTCGGACTCAATTCCGTCTCCCCCTTCATCCCTGAAAAGCGCATCATCGAATACATGATCGAGGAAGAGAACAGCGAGCCCCTGGCCGGGATGTCCGTGCGTGACTTCATCGAACTGACAGGTGCGCGCACCTCCGCTCCCGGTGGCGGCTCGGCGTCAGCGCTCATTGCCGGACTCGGTGCGGCGCTCGGCGCGATGGTGGGATGGATGACGTACGGGAAGCGCAAGTTCGAGGAGCAGGACGCGACCATGCGCCGTCTCATTCCGCCGCTGGACGAAGCCATGCGCCGTCTCATCCCGATGATCGATGCAGACACCAACGCCTTCAACGATTACATGGATGCCCTCGGCATGCCGAAGGACACGGACGAGCAGAAGGCAGCCCGCACTGCGGCCATGCAGGAAGGACTCAAGAAGGCCGTGGACGTACCGCTCGGCACGATGCGTATCGCCGACACCTGCTGGGATGCCATGGTGGAAATGGCGTCACATGGCAACATGAACTCGAAGTCCGATCTAGAGGTCGGCGCCAAGGCGCTGGAAACAGGCAGCTGGGGCGCGTACAAAAACGTCATGATCAACCTCGGCAGCATCAAGGACGAAGATTTCAAGCTGCGCATCACCGGTGAAGCCGATGCGCTGCTCGCACGCGCGAAAGAGAAATGTATTGAAGTACTGGGCGTGCTCGACGCCCGGTAA
- a CDS encoding M28 family peptidase has product MNHNLHRILPYLALMLLAAQAAAQPRMLTTEIQSGMQQLSADTVLRHAAELASDSMKGRGTGTAGARRAAAYLRAQLRQYGVAPAVKDTSYFQTFPLHGAEPLPTSSLTLYYGDKVQRLLLGRDYTLFKSGAQTFIPRPIRLVFVGYGIVAPEYDYNDYQNVNVDNAIVVYLSGEPVSKDENYFLGAQPTLYSIPEMKQRIALSRGARGSIMLTQPREERGYAWRDWQRIFAFEDISLPITTPAHLSVLLRFDLGGLLFEDSPYTLDDVVRMDAEGAMRSFPLKSRARFSGKFRERDFLAHNVAGLLRGSDPLLRDSWVVVSAHYDHLGVGPVVEGDSIYNGFVDNALGSAALLELARVMMKGNVRPRRSILFLFVTGEEKGLLGSQYYCRHPLVPLQNTIANLNVDGLAIFDTFDDIVGVGAEYSTLKQHLERLAAELQLTVSPIPPGFDVMEAFSSSDQISFAQAGVPSILIMEGSRYRNMSEEEGRVRFLRWGEEHYHLPGDDALQPVDTAAVRQHMDILFAYLCGIANTYEPPQWVSGSRFINARLRSLAEER; this is encoded by the coding sequence ATGAATCACAATCTGCACCGCATACTGCCCTATCTGGCGCTTATGCTGCTTGCCGCGCAGGCAGCGGCACAGCCGCGTATGTTGACGACGGAAATCCAGAGCGGCATGCAGCAGCTATCCGCCGATACGGTGCTGCGGCATGCTGCCGAGCTGGCGTCGGACAGTATGAAGGGACGCGGAACCGGAACAGCGGGTGCACGCAGGGCGGCGGCATATCTGCGTGCGCAGTTGCGCCAGTATGGTGTTGCTCCCGCAGTGAAGGATACGTCGTACTTCCAGACTTTCCCGCTGCACGGGGCGGAGCCGCTGCCGACGAGCAGTCTGACACTGTACTACGGCGACAAGGTGCAGCGATTGCTGCTGGGGCGCGACTATACGCTTTTCAAATCTGGCGCACAGACGTTCATCCCGCGTCCCATACGCCTGGTATTCGTGGGCTACGGCATCGTCGCACCGGAGTACGACTACAACGACTATCAGAACGTGAATGTAGATAACGCCATCGTGGTGTACCTCTCCGGTGAACCGGTGTCGAAGGATGAAAATTATTTTCTTGGCGCGCAGCCGACGCTGTATTCCATCCCTGAAATGAAACAGCGCATCGCACTTTCCCGCGGCGCACGTGGGAGCATCATGCTGACGCAGCCCCGGGAAGAGCGGGGTTATGCATGGCGCGACTGGCAGCGCATTTTTGCATTTGAAGATATAAGCCTGCCCATCACCACGCCCGCACATCTGAGTGTGCTGCTGCGTTTCGATCTCGGGGGCCTGCTCTTTGAAGACAGTCCCTACACCCTCGACGACGTTGTACGCATGGATGCGGAAGGCGCCATGCGCAGTTTTCCGCTCAAATCGCGCGCACGCTTTTCGGGAAAATTCCGTGAACGGGATTTCCTCGCGCATAATGTGGCCGGCCTGCTGCGGGGCAGTGATCCACTGCTGCGGGATTCCTGGGTCGTCGTCAGTGCCCATTATGATCACCTTGGGGTGGGTCCCGTCGTCGAAGGCGACAGCATTTACAACGGTTTCGTGGACAATGCGCTCGGCAGCGCCGCGCTGCTTGAACTCGCAAGAGTCATGATGAAGGGAAATGTACGTCCGCGGCGATCCATTCTGTTTCTCTTCGTGACCGGAGAGGAAAAGGGACTGCTCGGTTCCCAGTACTATTGTCGTCACCCCCTGGTGCCGCTGCAGAATACCATTGCGAATCTCAATGTCGACGGACTCGCGATCTTCGATACGTTCGATGATATCGTAGGCGTCGGAGCCGAGTATTCCACATTGAAGCAGCATCTCGAGCGACTGGCCGCGGAACTCCAGCTCACAGTCTCTCCCATACCACCGGGATTCGATGTCATGGAAGCTTTTTCGAGCAGCGACCAGATCAGTTTCGCGCAGGCCGGCGTTCCCTCCATTCTCATCATGGAAGGCAGCCGGTACCGCAACATGAGCGAAGAGGAAGGACGCGTCCGTTTTCTGCGCTGGGGTGAGGAACATTATCATCTGCCCGGTGACGATGCTCTGCAGCCTGTCGATACCGCTGCTGTCAGACAGCATATGGACATTCTTTTTGCGTATCTTTGCGGCATAGCGAATACGTATGAGCCACCGCAATGGGTGAGTGGTTCACGCTTCATCAATGCAAGACTTCGATCCCTGGCTGAAGAGCGATGA
- a CDS encoding metal-sensitive transcriptional regulator, with the protein MAQESSVRHCHTDGTARKSHHSEKLKSGLTSRLNRIEGQVRAVKRMIDEDVYCDDVLNVIASVQSALSGVSSLLLEYHMKSCVVEQLQEHDPEIMDELMKTMRRLMK; encoded by the coding sequence TTGGCTCAGGAATCATCAGTACGGCACTGTCACACCGATGGAACAGCGCGGAAAAGCCATCACTCGGAGAAACTCAAATCCGGTCTCACATCGCGGCTCAACCGCATTGAAGGACAGGTACGCGCGGTCAAGCGCATGATCGATGAAGATGTGTATTGCGATGATGTTCTCAACGTCATTGCGTCCGTTCAATCGGCGCTCAGTGGCGTAAGCAGTCTGCTCCTGGAATATCACATGAAAAGCTGTGTTGTGGAACAGCTGCAGGAACATGATCCTGAGATCATGGACGAGCTGATGAAAACCATGCGCCGCCTGATGAAATGA
- a CDS encoding heavy metal translocating P-type ATPase: MSPDAHDSNGQNAAPAIKKLGLPVQGMTCASCVLRVEKALQGVPGVHSAAVNLASQKASVEIGADTDMHALEEAVRRAGYDVQLPKEGGTGDDASSGEELSASTGFDREAKELRRSLIVALLLTIPIWIISMLPMLSAVRAAWPLSMEENSRLLLILTTPVLFIPGKRFFTGAWTMLRHGAADMNTLVAVGTGAAFVYSMVAVLFPQWLGHPGGGMEVYFDTSATIITLILMGRWLEARAKNRATDAIRKLIGLQPRTARVVRNGEEMEIPTRDVRIGDRVLVRPGERIPVDGRVVAGASSVDESMVSGEPLPVEKSEGDTAVGGTVNKEGSLTLEATAVGADTVLGHIVRMVDEAQGSKAPVQNLVDRIASVFVPVVISIAVVTFVVWMLLPDSVFAVALLHSIAVLIIACPCALGLATPAAIMVGVGVGAGRGILIKDAESLERAKSVDRVVLDKTGTVTEGRPAIAELLPLGEQTENDLLALAASAEIPSEHPLGEAVLREARERGLKLQEPDSFQYEPGAGVTSFIDGDAVQVGNAALMKSYAVKLPDEQWLQASRSAGRTVLFVAVNGVLAGGITLADRVRETSIAAIKELKRQGVDVTMLTGDSEEAAREIAAQAGIEHVLAGVRPEQKAEEVRRLQEQGLRVAMVGDGINDAPALALADVSIAMGSGTDIAMETADITLMHSDLQGVPDAMQLSRRTLQKIHQNLFWAFIYNVIGIPLAAVGLLSPMIAAAAMAFSSVSVVSNSLLLRRYRGVGEN, translated from the coding sequence ATGAGTCCTGATGCGCATGACAGCAACGGACAGAATGCCGCGCCGGCGATAAAAAAGCTGGGACTGCCCGTTCAGGGCATGACCTGCGCCAGCTGCGTGCTGCGGGTGGAGAAGGCCTTGCAGGGCGTACCGGGCGTACATTCCGCTGCCGTGAACCTGGCTTCGCAAAAAGCATCGGTGGAAATCGGGGCGGACACGGATATGCACGCACTGGAAGAGGCCGTTCGCCGCGCGGGGTATGATGTGCAACTCCCGAAGGAGGGCGGCACCGGGGACGACGCTTCGTCCGGCGAAGAGCTCTCCGCATCCACCGGCTTCGACAGGGAGGCGAAAGAACTGCGCCGCAGTCTCATCGTCGCACTGCTGCTCACCATTCCCATCTGGATTATCAGCATGCTGCCCATGCTTTCGGCCGTGCGCGCCGCGTGGCCGCTGAGCATGGAGGAAAACAGCAGGCTGCTGCTCATACTGACCACGCCTGTTCTGTTCATTCCTGGCAAGCGTTTTTTTACCGGTGCGTGGACGATGCTCCGGCACGGAGCCGCCGACATGAATACGCTGGTCGCCGTGGGAACGGGGGCGGCGTTTGTGTACAGCATGGTCGCGGTACTGTTCCCGCAATGGCTGGGTCATCCCGGTGGTGGAATGGAAGTGTATTTCGATACGAGCGCTACCATCATCACACTGATACTCATGGGACGCTGGCTCGAAGCGCGGGCGAAGAACCGTGCGACGGATGCCATTCGCAAGCTCATTGGATTACAGCCGAGGACGGCGCGAGTGGTTCGTAACGGCGAGGAAATGGAAATCCCGACCAGGGATGTGCGCATCGGAGATCGCGTACTCGTACGTCCTGGTGAACGCATTCCCGTTGACGGGCGTGTGGTTGCCGGCGCATCGTCCGTGGATGAATCCATGGTCTCCGGAGAACCGCTGCCCGTGGAGAAGTCGGAAGGTGACACCGCCGTGGGCGGGACGGTGAACAAGGAAGGCAGTCTGACGCTGGAAGCCACCGCGGTAGGAGCGGATACGGTGCTGGGACATATCGTGCGCATGGTCGATGAAGCACAGGGATCGAAAGCGCCGGTGCAGAATCTTGTGGACCGCATCGCTTCGGTGTTCGTTCCCGTGGTGATCAGCATTGCCGTGGTCACCTTCGTGGTCTGGATGCTGCTGCCGGATAGCGTATTTGCTGTTGCGCTGCTGCACAGTATCGCCGTCCTGATCATCGCCTGTCCCTGTGCACTCGGACTCGCAACTCCCGCGGCCATCATGGTCGGTGTGGGTGTGGGTGCGGGAAGAGGAATCCTTATCAAGGATGCCGAGAGTCTTGAACGCGCAAAATCCGTCGACCGCGTGGTACTCGATAAAACGGGAACCGTGACCGAAGGACGCCCCGCCATCGCCGAATTGCTGCCCCTGGGAGAGCAGACCGAAAATGACCTGCTCGCCCTTGCCGCGTCCGCGGAAATCCCATCGGAGCATCCCCTCGGTGAAGCGGTGCTGCGCGAAGCGCGGGAGAGGGGACTCAAGCTTCAGGAACCCGATTCCTTCCAGTATGAACCGGGTGCGGGTGTGACCTCGTTCATCGATGGCGACGCCGTGCAGGTCGGGAATGCCGCACTCATGAAATCGTATGCCGTGAAGCTGCCGGATGAGCAGTGGCTGCAGGCGTCGCGCAGTGCGGGACGCACGGTGCTGTTCGTCGCGGTTAACGGCGTGCTCGCCGGAGGCATCACCCTGGCTGATCGCGTGCGTGAAACGTCAATCGCAGCAATCAAAGAGTTGAAACGTCAGGGTGTTGACGTCACCATGTTGACGGGAGACAGCGAAGAAGCGGCACGGGAGATTGCCGCGCAGGCGGGAATAGAACATGTCCTCGCAGGAGTCCGGCCTGAACAGAAGGCAGAGGAAGTGCGCCGCCTGCAGGAACAGGGACTGCGTGTCGCCATGGTGGGAGACGGCATCAACGACGCCCCGGCGCTGGCGCTTGCCGACGTGAGTATAGCCATGGGTAGCGGCACTGACATCGCCATGGAAACAGCGGACATTACGTTGATGCACAGTGACCTGCAGGGCGTACCAGATGCCATGCAGCTTTCACGGCGCACGCTGCAGAAAATCCATCAGAATCTTTTCTGGGCATTTATTTACAACGTCATAGGTATCCCGCTTGCCGCGGTCGGACTGCTCAGTCCCATGATTGCCGCAGCTGCGATGGCCTTCAGTTCGGTCAGTGTGGTGAGCAATTCCCTGCTGCTGCGCCGCTACAGGGGAGTCGGCGAGAACTAG
- a CDS encoding HAD-IC family P-type ATPase — protein MQQWHLWTVDDTVRHFRSDLQQGLSEQAVTQSRDAHGINELPREQLRPWYITLLLQIHNPIIYILLVAAVLTALLADAADAIVIFVVVIVNTLIGYSQESKAESALHALKELTSPTVRVLRDGTQVTLPSSELVCGDIVMLESGSKVPADIRLIETQELSIDESMLTGESLHVRKSADAEIPEDAALGDRLNMLYSGTVVQRGRARGIVVAVGAESELGQITRNIVEAGESISPLQLRLERFGKNLSVAIGIAIGAIFLGGWLQGNSLLQMFLTSVGLAVSAIPEGLPVSVTVALSIGVYTMAKKQAIIRKLSAVETLGSTTVICTDKTGTLTENAMTVTHVYAGGAHYGVTGQGYAEEGELTARNDAPDPAGNAALRRTLMIGALCTESRLEKSGDGVKLVGDPTEGALLASAAKGGMQSRMLSERFPVINLRPFESELQYMAVTVREDGKKLLLIKGSTERILGMCSSMQSPTGSESLDRDAIQHAAEALSSEALRVIAFAWKYIPEDTTLFEDDVYADCVFAGLQGMYDPPRAEAMQAVADCRNAGIKVIMITGDHRETAKAIATKLKLDDEQIDVITGAELDNMSDKRLRALSDMTEVYARVSPMHKLRIVKQLQKRRHIVAMTGDGVNDAPALKAADIGVAMGAGTDVAKEASSMVVMDNNFASIAAAVRYGRVIFDNLRHIILFVLSTSFGGVLTLTASILAGMPLPLLPAQLLWINLVTDGISTFPLAYEKEHGDVMKRPPRASNAGLVPKEMLLSILIAGMIMMIGTLGIYEWALRAHGYYSLVPDLRGFPLEKARTMAFVTLALFQIWNVHNSRSLRASLFSIGPVSNRPLLYVMFVSLTLQVSAVHIPGLNDLLHVVPLSVSEWLICVSTSLSILVLLEVRKLLGRKWAREHSGIRAAANTKK, from the coding sequence TGGACGGTAGACGATACCGTCCGGCATTTCAGATCGGATCTTCAGCAGGGATTGAGCGAACAGGCAGTGACGCAGTCACGCGATGCGCACGGCATCAACGAACTGCCGCGCGAGCAGCTGCGTCCCTGGTACATCACGCTGCTTCTGCAGATTCACAACCCGATCATTTACATCCTTCTCGTCGCGGCGGTACTTACGGCCCTTCTCGCCGACGCTGCCGATGCCATCGTTATCTTCGTCGTTGTCATCGTCAACACCCTCATAGGATACTCGCAGGAGAGCAAGGCCGAATCGGCCCTGCACGCGCTCAAGGAGCTTACCTCCCCGACCGTGCGCGTTCTGCGCGACGGGACGCAGGTCACCCTTCCCTCATCCGAACTCGTGTGCGGCGATATCGTCATGCTGGAATCCGGCAGCAAGGTCCCGGCCGATATTCGTCTCATCGAAACACAGGAACTCAGCATCGATGAATCGATGCTCACCGGTGAGAGTCTGCACGTGCGGAAATCCGCCGACGCGGAAATCCCGGAGGATGCGGCGCTGGGTGACCGCCTGAACATGCTATACAGCGGTACGGTGGTGCAGCGCGGCAGAGCGCGCGGCATCGTCGTCGCTGTCGGGGCGGAGTCGGAACTCGGACAGATCACGCGCAACATCGTCGAAGCGGGAGAAAGCATCTCTCCGCTACAGCTGCGACTCGAGCGTTTTGGCAAGAACCTCAGTGTCGCTATCGGTATCGCCATCGGCGCCATCTTTCTCGGCGGCTGGCTGCAGGGGAACTCGCTGCTGCAGATGTTTCTCACGTCGGTGGGACTCGCGGTTTCCGCAATTCCGGAAGGACTCCCGGTGTCTGTCACCGTCGCGCTTTCCATCGGGGTCTACACGATGGCGAAGAAGCAGGCCATCATCCGAAAGCTGTCTGCGGTTGAAACGCTGGGCAGTACTACTGTCATCTGCACGGACAAGACAGGCACGCTCACGGAAAATGCCATGACGGTCACGCATGTGTATGCGGGCGGTGCGCATTACGGGGTGACGGGACAGGGGTATGCGGAGGAGGGAGAACTTACGGCAAGAAACGACGCGCCGGATCCCGCAGGCAACGCGGCGCTCAGGCGCACGCTGATGATCGGCGCCTTGTGCACGGAGTCGCGTCTCGAAAAGAGTGGAGATGGCGTGAAGCTGGTGGGTGATCCCACCGAAGGTGCATTGCTCGCATCCGCTGCCAAAGGCGGCATGCAGAGCCGCATGCTGTCTGAGCGTTTCCCCGTCATCAACCTGCGTCCCTTCGAATCGGAGCTGCAGTACATGGCGGTCACCGTACGAGAGGACGGGAAAAAGCTGCTCCTGATCAAAGGTTCGACGGAGCGTATTCTCGGCATGTGCTCAAGCATGCAGTCCCCCACCGGCAGCGAGTCCCTCGACCGCGACGCAATACAGCACGCCGCAGAGGCACTGTCATCCGAGGCCCTGCGCGTGATCGCCTTCGCCTGGAAATACATTCCTGAAGACACGACACTGTTTGAAGATGATGTCTACGCAGACTGCGTTTTCGCGGGATTGCAGGGCATGTACGATCCCCCGCGTGCGGAAGCGATGCAGGCGGTGGCCGACTGCCGCAATGCGGGCATCAAGGTTATCATGATCACCGGCGACCATCGCGAAACCGCGAAAGCCATCGCGACGAAGCTGAAACTCGACGATGAACAGATCGACGTCATCACCGGAGCAGAACTTGATAACATGAGCGACAAGCGTCTCCGTGCGCTCAGCGACATGACGGAAGTCTATGCGCGCGTCTCCCCCATGCACAAGCTGCGCATCGTCAAGCAGCTGCAGAAGCGCAGGCATATCGTGGCAATGACCGGCGACGGGGTCAATGATGCACCTGCTCTGAAAGCCGCCGATATCGGCGTCGCCATGGGTGCAGGAACCGATGTGGCGAAAGAAGCGTCGAGCATGGTGGTGATGGACAACAATTTCGCGTCCATCGCAGCAGCCGTACGCTACGGACGCGTCATTTTCGACAACCTGCGGCATATCATTCTTTTCGTGCTCAGTACCAGTTTCGGCGGCGTGCTCACGTTGACCGCATCCATCCTCGCCGGTATGCCCCTGCCGCTGCTTCCCGCGCAGCTGCTGTGGATCAACCTCGTTACCGACGGGATCAGTACCTTCCCGCTCGCCTATGAGAAAGAGCATGGCGATGTCATGAAGCGTCCCCCGCGCGCTTCGAATGCCGGACTGGTTCCGAAGGAAATGCTGCTCAGCATCCTCATTGCGGGCATGATCATGATGATCGGGACACTGGGGATATACGAGTGGGCACTGCGTGCGCATGGCTATTACTCGCTCGTGCCGGATCTGCGTGGATTCCCGCTTGAAAAAGCCCGGACCATGGCCTTCGTCACGCTCGCGCTCTTTCAGATTTGGAACGTGCACAATTCACGCTCCCTTCGCGCATCGCTGTTTTCCATCGGTCCGGTCAGCAATCGTCCGCTGCTTTACGTCATGTTCGTTTCCCTTACCCTGCAGGTGTCGGCCGTGCATATTCCCGGACTCAATGATTTGCTGCACGTGGTACCGCTGAGTGTGTCGGAATGGCTGATCTGCGTAAGCACATCGCTCAGCATCCTGGTGTTGCTCGAAGTGCGGAAACTGCTCGGCAGGAAATGGGCACGTGAACACAGTGGCATACGTGCCGCCGCGAACACAAAGAAGTAA